The Plasmodium vivax chromosome 13, whole genome shotgun sequence nucleotide sequence TTCGTCTTGCTGTTAATGTAGGTTCCAGCCTGTAGCATCTTTTTCACCAGCGCTAGGTTTCCTTCTTTGGTGGCCAAATGGATGGGCTGCAAATCGGTTATGTCGTCCGACAGGTGGTCAGTAAAGCGGTCAGCCATGTGGTCAGTCAGGTCATCCGCCAGGTCGTCCCCCAGAGTTTCCCTAAACGTGTCTACGTACGCGTCCACTTCGCTGTAGGTGCGTTCGCCCGAGTAGCTTTCGTGGGGAAGTGCTTCCAAATTGCCCTGCTGTGGGGGGGCTCCTCCTCCAAAGCGATTTGGGAGCCCCTCCACAGTTTCCTCTCCACTTCGAGCGCTTCTTCCCTGGGGGGAAGCCTCCTTAACCTTCTCCTCCCCATCGTCGGTGCGAAGCTGTGCGCAGTCGGGGGCACCATCTGGGTTGCCATGGCGGCCCCCTCCCCTCTCTAGCCCAGACGAGCCACCCTCGAGGAAGCACCCTTCTttagcttcttcaccttcttcaccttctttaGCTGctttgccttcttccccctcttcaaCTTCTTTTTTACCATCCGCCCACTGCACCCGCAGCCCCCCCTTCTTCGggctccccctcctgctACTGCGCTCTCCCCGCAGAATGCCCCTCCTCTTCGCAACACCGTCTTCCTTTCGAGGGGGCGGCTTCTCCTCCCGTTGGTCGTCCCTTCCAATGCCGCCACCCCCCGCGCCGCTCCTCCTAACGCACCTGGACGTTCGATTAACCTCCTTCACAAACCGGCACGCGGACCTCTTCAAACGGCGCAAAAGCGCGTCATCCACGCGTGTAAatatgttttccccttttttcctgcgcCCCAGTTCGCTTCTAACCCTGTTCATCACTCTATCAGGGGGGTTACCTACTTGGCGATGGTCTCTCGTGGGGACAAGCggcccttttccccctccagcTGGCAGATCAGCGCTACTCCTTAGTGGGTCCCCTTCTGTGAGGCAACTCCGTTTGTTCGTCTCTCTTTGGTGGGAACACACGGGAGGGGCTGCGCGAGGAGGAGTGTCTTCGCAGTGGAAGAAACAGACTTTGCCTCCTTCGACTGGGTGGTGACGGGGGCTACTTTGTGTCGCCTCCCGGGAGGTTCTCTCCTCGGGGGGGGTActctcttcccccttttcaccaATGGCAGTAGTACTCCCCCCCATTGGGGGCGCATCCCCCTCTGCGCTTCCCCCGCCCCTGTGCCGACACAGCAGCAACTTCATGGGCGACGCCGATGAGGTGATGCTCTTTtccgggaaaaaaaaaaaaaaaaaaacaaatataaaaatagaagCAGAAATAAACGCACAAGTGGAAATAAGTTCGGCCCTATTCGCACCACAGACGAGTCACCACGTTTGTTTCCACACCAACTAgctgtgcaatttttttttttaaaatcgctGTAACGAATTGTGCGTCTACATCTGGAAAAgttgagggggggggaatctTCAAACGTGCGCTCTCTGCTTGGCCTTATGTCTGTGCCGAGGTGGTAACTAAAAATTGGGGTCTCTTCGCAAGGCCTTTCCTATTTGGCCGGGGCTGTTTACGCGGGATGGGAAGAATCGGCTGACACTGAGTCCCACTTCCTCTGATGCATTCATCTGCTAACCTCCTGGATGGGAATGAACTGCTCCGTTTCTCTAGACGCGGGTGGTCTTTTCAATCGTTTTCTTTGTTCTTCCAATTTGCTGCTCCTTCCGTGTGACTGGCTCTCATGGGATATGGGCACTAGGGAGGTGCTCATCAAATAGTGGGggtgggggaggaggaagcccTTTTCCTATGTGATTGCTACCCCTTTAGTGGCAGCCACGCAAGTAGTGTCGGTTGCGATTACGGGAGAGCGTTAGGAAGCGCGATGGGCAGACGGTTAGACGGTCAAACGGTCAGGAAGACGCTCATCAGATGTACTCCTGCCCCTCTACTCTGCATTCGCAACAACAGGTTCGAACGAACTGTATCTAACGAGGTTGTGAAGAAACGACACGTCACTTCTCCTACGCGTCACTTCTCCCACGTGTCACTTCTCCCACGCGTGCAAAGTGGGGAGTGCCCCTTCACGGTCCCTCCTGCTGTTGCATTAACATGGGGGGTCGCTTCGTCTTTCGCACGTTAGCAAGCAGGAATTGCAGGTCTCAACCGGTAAGCTGCGGCTTGCAATTCCTGCTTGCTAACGCGCTGCCGCTAACCACCCAAGGCTCGGGCAAAAGGTTGTTCAAGCGCAgagtggaaggaaaaaaaaaagagagggaAATACGCGGAGGATGTAaacagggggagggggagcactAACAGGGGAAATGTAGCGGGTGAACGAAGCGGATCAACGAATTATAGTTGGGCAACGAATGATGCTGTTAATGAAAGCTCTGCGGGGTCCTCCAAAACAAACTGAGGGCCTCCTTCGTTTTCCCTCCACAGAGGTGCGCGCAAGGAACTTGGAAATTCGCGAGGAGCAGTTTATTGCACACTAAAGGGGAGGAGATAACTGTGAGCGATGGATGGAGCGGTTAAAAGGGAGCAGCACTTCCGCTGGGAACAACTGCGGGCTGCCGTTAAAACTGCCCCCTCATCGCATCGTGGCGCCGCATTTCTCCGCCTGACCACTGGGCTGCTTCGTCGCTGCGACGCGTGACCACTGTGCCGCTGCCCCGCCTGGCCACCTTCCTCACACTCCCTTCAGGGTGCCACAAAACGCCAAGCGCGCATATCCCGCAGTGACTGCCCAGTAAGGGGCAGtttgcgcaaaaaggaggcaggTACAATTTCGTTTCTACGTTTTTTCCCGATCAGATTTGCCTTAACttgattttatttaattgttgtttttttttttttttttcctttgtttcgtttttttattttttcctcacccaTTTGCGTGCGCAGGAATGCCACAGAGGGGTGTGTATAGAGTGCGCGGGAcagtgttcctttttgtctGCCCCTCATTGGCAAACATCGGGGGTTATTTTTGCATTCATTGCCTGCACAGGCGCACCTGCATACACGTATATGCACGTGCGCGCGTATGCGTAGGTGGTACTACGAGAGAACTGCACGCCTGTTGAGCGGTTGTTATGGAAGCCTCATGCGCCGCTCGCGCCTCTCACAACGCGTGCGTGTGGTGGACACATTCTGTGCGCAGGAGGAGGGGCGTGGAAATTTCATAAGCgaaatgccaaaaaaaaaaaaaaaaaaaaaaagatacccCTACGACAGGTGCGAAggacaaaaggggggaataaAACCCGCGTCGCCCCCAAACGTTTCTTTCCGCCTTACAACTCCTTCCAGTGGTGGAGCGCGCACGCGAGGGGGGAGGCCAACAGCCACGTTGCACAACAGGAGCAGCCACTTCGCagcctccccattttgccgaACTGTGCCGTAAAAGTGCATGTCGTTTTTTGAAACCAGTTTACATGTAGGTCCCCCTTCTCGCTGaaacacacatgtgcgtatgcCCCGCGTGCACACCAGGGGTAGAAGAAGAGAAGGTTTGTCCGTCGTCCTCCACCCGGGTGCATGCTTTTACTCCCCCTGCTGGTTGCCCCGCGCGCACTTCCTAACTGGCGTTCCGTTTTGCAAAGAAAGGCACGTTTATCTTCACCTCCACTTGGCATGCCACGCAGTGGCCACATAAAcgagtgcaaaaaaaaaaagataaaataaatggaaaaattgtgATAACTGTTAAAATTGTGACAATTGTAAAAATCGTTAAAATGACAAAAGTGCCTGCACCGCTCAGGCGATTTTGGCcatttacccctttttgcatgaaccgttcataatttttcgcAAACGGGTGCAAAAAGTACGAACTTTTCGAAGGCTACATGGGTTACAGAATTGGCCACTTCATTGATGCGAGTGTTTCTATTTTGTCTGTCCCCCTTTTAGCACTTCCTCCCCGCCGCCTTCCTTTGACACCTTTGCCAATGTCGAAATGGCGATGCGCGGAAGGGGGATATTTTCCCCAAAATATGTTCACACGGGGGTtccttaaaaatgggaaattttCACATGCAAATGGTGGCTGCCTCTCAATTACTGGCATATAATAGAAGGAACATCCCCACTGTGACGTATGTGGAAGGGCCACCACCTGGGAGTTGTTTCGAGTTACATCCTCCTCAGGAAAAGGCGTTGTAAAAGGGGGTCTTCCTATGGATGACACGCACGCTGGTGTACCTGAGCATGTTCAACCGTTCCGTAGTAACCCCGTTGGAGTCCCCAAAGGAATGGCGGCATAAAAATTAAccctcctttggggggggatgcaaaataaagcgaaCCTTTACAGCGCGTAAGAAATGAACATCgctgtaaatttttattaagtgCTCCGTTCAGGTAACTCCCTGATTAGTTTCCCCTCACagttggggaaaaaaatgtaaccgCGTTTATTTCgcatgtggggggggaaggcgtcctcctcttctcctATGTGCCATTTTATGATCATCCTCGGAAAGGAAGCGATTGCTACGTAAAATGGCCATTCCCACTGAGCAGCCGCGttctaccttttttttaacatctcATGTTCAGTTGCCTCTTCCCTCTTCCACTCGTGATGATGGGCATGCGCGGAGGGTCATTTGTGCGTCACCAAAACGGGTGACAcgttggggggaaaaaaaaaaaaataaaataaataaccgAGCGGGGCAGGCACAAACGGTACGTAgtttttccccaaaaaaattggcCATCACTGCTAACTTCGGGCTGACTTCTCCCACGTTGAAGCGCGCCGCTTAACTGAAGTGCGCATCGGAAGGGTGACATATTTTCCGCCCAACTGGGAAGATAGCCAGAAAAGGATAGCCAGCAAAGGTATGCGTAGCAGAGGTATGCGTTTCAAAGGTATGCGTTTCAAAGGTATGCGTTTCAAAGGTATACGTTTCAAAGGCTGACGCAGCATAGTTAGCGAAAGAGCCCACTCTCAACGAGGGAAAGCGCAACGTACGCTTTGCGAAGTGCATCGCTCGGTTTTTACCCCCCTCTTTGCCATTCGCAAAGGAAGCGCAGATGCGTGGGGAGAGTCAATCAGGCTCGAAGCCGAGAAGAAAGTAGGCGAGGCAATCGAAAAGGTTTAACAGCTTAACTGAAGAGAAGAGGCcgccttttttatttttcttttttttaacttcctaCCGTTTGAAGTTTTTCCGGAACGTATAAACAGGTTCACCATTTTTGACCAGcagagggggaaagaagcaaaaaaaaagaaataaaaaagcaaaaaaaaataccgtTGTGATAACCCCCATCCAGGGGAACCCCTCCGAAGTCTTTCACATCTCCTTGGCTGCTTCTCACCCACCACCGCAGAAGATTTGCAACTTTTGTGCCCCTCCCCGACGCGCGAGATGATTAAGAAGGGGAGCCTGAAGCTGAAGAGCCTGAAGATCGGGCGCAGCTCCGTGGGGAACGTGAAGGTGGAGGGGAAGTCCATCTGCAAGGATGaggcgaagaggaaaaatgatGAGAAGCAAAAGAGGCTCAAAATGTACAGAACAAAagcgaatttaaaaaaaatgaacgccaAGATAAATGAAGTCAGGAGAATCGAACCGAACATAAAATGGTTTAACAACACGAGGACCATCAGCCAGAGCAAGCTTGCAATTTTTAGGGACAAACTGGAGGAGGCCACGCATGACCCCTTCAGTGTGATCATCAAGAGGTCCAAAATTCCGGTGGAGCTCCTCAGGGGAAGTGCTGGCGAGTCCGTCCCTGCTGCCTTCGCCCCccaatttgaaaagaaaaagcaacaGAGCGAAAACCTACTCAGGATGGAGCACTTCCAAGACGTATacgggaagaagaaaaaaaggaagaggccCAAACTGAATGTCAGCAGCTTGGAAGAACTGGCAAACGATGCCGATAGGAAGTTAACCAATTATGAGGTGGAGAGGGACAACTCGCTAATCGAGAGTAGAAACAGagaagtagaaaaaaagttCAGCAAAGATCACCTGCTCAGAATTGGGCAGTCCAAGAGAATATGGACGGAGCTCTACAAAGTGATCGACAGCTCGGATATCATTTTGGAGGTTCTAGATGCACGTGATCCCATAGGAACTAGATGCAGAAGGTTagaggaaaatttaaaaaaagacagACCAAATAAACACATCATTCTTATTGTAAACAAAGTGGATCTAGTACCCACCAGTGTGGCTCAAAAGTGGATCAAAATTTTATCGAAAGAATACCCAACCATTGCCTACCATGCGAGTATAAGCAATCCGTTTGGCAAAAACGACCTCTTTAATGTCATCAGGCAGTACACGCAATTCTTTCAAGACCAGAGGAAGAAACATATTCACATCGGGTTGATTGGGTACCCCAACGTTGGAAAGAGCGCCATTATTAattccttaaaaaaaaaagtcgttTGCATTTCGGCCTGCCTACCAGGCCAAACGAAATATTGGCAGTTCATCAAATTGACGAGCAAAATATACCTCATAGACTGCCCCGGAATCGTGCCCTACGACATCGAGGACTCCGATAAGATCCTCAGATGCACCATGCGGCTGGAGAAAATTACCAACCCGCACTTTTACATTGAtgacgtttttaaaatggtcaACAGGGAACACCTGCTTCGCATCTACAAGCTGCCTGCCGACTTGCAGTTCGGCAACACGGAGGAGTTCCTCGAAATTTTGGCCCGCAAAATGGGCAAGCTCCTCAAGGGCGGCGAGCCGGACATCACCTCCGTCTCCAAGATCATCCTCAACGACTGGATCAAGGGCAAGATCCCCTACTACGTCGACCCGGACGCGGCTCAATCGACAGGCGCGGCTGACGCGGCAGCGTCGGGCGAGGAAGAAGAATTGGCGGCAGAGGGGGTGGGGGCAGACGGgttggaggaagaagaattgGCGGCAGACGGAGTGGCTGCCCAGGAGTGAGAGAAGCGACCGG carries:
- a CDS encoding GTPase, putative (encoded by transcript PVX_085330A), which gives rise to MIKKGSLKLKSLKIGRSSVGNVKVEGKSICKDEAKRKNDEKQKRLKMYRTKANLKKMNAKINEVRRIEPNIKWFNNTRTISQSKLAIFRDKLEEATHDPFSVIIKRSKIPVELLRGSAGESVPAAFAPQFEKKKQQSENLLRMEHFQDVYGKKKKRKRPKLNVSSLEELANDADRKLTNYEVERDNSLIESRNREVEKKFSKDHLLRIGQSKRIWTELYKVIDSSDIILEVLDARDPIGTRCRRLEENLKKDRPNKHIILIVNKVDLVPTSVAQKWIKILSKEYPTIAYHASISNPFGKNDLFNVIRQYTQFFQDQRKKHIHIGLIGYPNVGKSAIINSLKKKVVCISACLPGQTKYWQFIKLTSKIYLIDCPGIVPYDIEDSDKILRCTMRLEKITNPHFYIDDVFKMVNREHLLRIYKLPADLQFGNTEEFLEILARKMGKLLKGGEPDITSVSKIILNDWIKGKIPYYVDPDAAQSTGAADAAASGEEEELAAEGVGADGLEEEELAADGVAAQE